The following is a genomic window from Hydrogenobaculum sp. Y04AAS1.
TTTGAAGCTTTTTGGGCTGCTATATACATAGACAGTGGATACGATTGTAAGCTTACAAAAAGTTTGTTTGAGCATCATTTTAAAAGCCAAATACTTGAGATGGTAAACTCAAATAGCTTAAAGCAGGACTACAAAACAGCTTTACAGGAGATAACTCAAAAAAAGTGGAAAGAAAGACCTATATACAACGTCATAAGCGTAGAAGGTCCAGAGCATAGGAAAACCTTTACAGTTGAATGTCTATTTAAAGATCTAAGAACCACAGGAAAAGGCAACAGTAAAAAGTACGCGGAACAAGAGGCAGCAAAAAATATGCTTCAGATAATTCAAGATAATGAAAAGAAAAAAACTTGAAGAAATTTTAAAAAAAATACCACCAAAAGCTTGGGATAAAATAATATCAAAAGAACCAGAATATTCTTACTTTAAAAATCTTACGCCTTTTTATCATTTTGGGGCTTTTGCAATCATAATGGTTGTTAGCGGTTTAAACGCTTACCAGCTAAAGGGAAAAGCTCAAGAAAAGTATTTTCCAATATTAAAAAATATCTTGTTGCTAAATGAAAACAAGAAAGATTATGAAGCTCTTAGAAATACTTTTTTAAGCTTTTACGAAAAAGAAAGATCTTACAAAGGAAAGCTTAAAAGAGTGAACAACTTTTTTGATTCAAACCTTGCAAAAACAATGTGGAAACAAGAAAATACCCATTATTTTAGAAGATATTTCAAAGATATATGGGAAGAGTTGGCTTTTACGATGAAGTCTAAAAAAGAGAAAAAAACCATAGCTTTTGCAATGAAGTGCTTGGGTGTAGGGCTTATTATGAAAGGTTGCAAAGATTTTGACTTTGACGGTATACCTATACCTGTGGATTCAAGGATAAAGCATTTTGCAACAAAAATAGGCTTAGAAGACGTTGATGATGGTAAAATAATAACTTTTTTTGAAGGCATCTTGAAAAATGTACCCAACATAAACATGATACATTTGGATTCTTTGATATGGCAAATAGCTAAACTTGATCACCAAGAACTCGACGAATATTTTGAAGAACTTGGATGTAAAATGCTATCAAAAGAGTTGAAAAGCATTTTTCATGCTTAAACACATAGCTAAATTATATGAAAAGCTTTATAATATAAATAAGGAGGTGGAACATGGAAGAAAAGGTAGATGTAAAAAAAGCTATTGAGAACTTAGAAGAGGAAATAGCAAGGATAAAAAAAGAGCTTGGTTTGGACAAAGAAAGCAAAAGCATAGTAGAGATACCACTAGAAAAAGGCAAAGAAATAACCACCAAGCTTATGAATATGGCTCAAAGCATAATAAAAGTGGCTTCAGCGGCTGCCAACGGTGCTATAGAAGGAGCCAAAAAAGCTTTAGAAGAAGGGGAGAAGAAGGAGCAAAACCAAGGAGAAAAGCAAGAGTAAATGCCCCTTAGTTGCGGTATAGTTGGTTTACCGAACGTAGGAAAGTCTACGTTATTTAATGCTCTTATAAAGGCAGCCAAAGCTCAGGCTGCCAATTATCCATTTTGTACAATAGAGCCAAACATAGGCACGGTGGAAGTCCCAGACGAAAGGCTTTACGAAATAGCAAGGTTAGAAAACTCTGCCAAAGTAGTGCCAACATTTATAGAGTTTGTGGATATAGCTGGTTTGGTAAGGGGTGCAAGTAAGGGCGAGGGCCTTGGAAATCAATTTTTATCACACATAAGAAATGTAGATGCCATAGTACAAGTGGTAAGATGTTTTGAAGATGAGAACATTACACACGTTGAAGGCTCAGTGAATCCCATAAGGGATATAGAAATTATAGATTTAGAGCTTATAGCAAAAGACTTAGAATCCGTACAAAAAACTATTCAAAAAATAGAAAAAATTGCAAAAGGCGGAAATCAAGAAGCAAAACAAGAGTTAGAATACTTAAAAAAGTTTGAAGAGATTTTAAACCCAATGATTCCCTTAAGAAGGGCTAATCTCACAGAAGAAGAGAAAGAATATGCAAAAAATAAGCTATTTCTTCTTAGCATTAAACCTACAATGTTTGTAGCAAATTTATCTGAAGAAGAAATTCAAGGACCTACTTCCAACAAACATTACAGAAATCTATTGGAATATGCAGAAAAAGAAAATGCTCCAGTAATTCCAGTGTGTGCAAAGCTAGAGTCAGAAATGATTGATATGTCAAAAGAAGAAGTTCAAGAAATGTTAAACCTTTATGGTTTAAAAGAAACCGGCTTATCTTCTATTATTAAAAGCGGGTATAAACTTTTGGGGCTTATAACGTTTTTTACCGCTGGTCCAAAAGAATCTAGGGCTTGGGCTATTGCAAAAGATACCAAAGCTCAAAAGGCTGCTGGCAAAATACATTCTGATATAGAAAGAGGCTTTATAGCTGCAGAAGTAATAAACTACGATGACTATATAAAAGTTAAGTCCATGACAAAGGCAAAAGAGCAAGGGCTTATAAGGTTGGAGGGAAAAGACTACATTGTAAAAGATGGTGATATAATATACTTTAGATTCAACGTATAAAGAGGTTCTAGTATGAAAATAGTATTTAACAATCAAGAATATGATCTGCAAGCAGGAATAGTTGGTATTGAGCTTTTAAAAGCTTTAAACTTAGATTCAAAAGATATTATAGGAATATCTATAGACGGTATCATCTACGATTTGCAAACACCAATATACCACGGTGGAACGTTAAAACCCATAACAAAACAAGACAAAGAAAGCCTCGACATATTAAGGCATTCTTTAGCACATATTATGGCACAAGCCCTAAAAGAAATATATGGAGATGAAAAAGTACATCTTGGAATAGGACCAACCACTGAGGATGGTTTTTTCTACGACGTAGAAGTAGAAGGCCACCATATAGGCGAAGAAGATTTAAAGATCATAGAAAACAAAATGAAAGAAATAATAAAAAGAGGTTTAGATATTAAAAGAAAAGAACTTCCCAGAGAAGAGGCTTTGAAGTTTTTTGAAAATAAAAAAGAAGTTTATAAACTAGATATCATAAATTCCTTACCAAGTGATGCTAAAATAAGCGTATACGAACAAGGAGAATTTGTGGATTTATGCAGAGGGCCACACATTCCAAACACAGCATTGGCTGGGGCTTTTAAGCTTAGTTCTATAGCTGGTGCTTATTGGAGAGCAGATGCATCAAAACCAATGCTACAAAGAATATATGGGATAGCCTTTTGGACGGAAAAAGAACTAGAAGAAAGACTAAAACTTTATGAAGAAGCCAAAAAAAGAGACCATAGAAGACTTGGGAAAGAACTTGAGCTTTTTACCATAGATGAACAAGTGGGTCCAGGGCTTATAATTTGGCTTCCAAAAGGTGCCATACTACGACAGGTGGTAGAGGACTATCTTAAAGAAAAGCACAGAGCTTTAAATTATCAGTTTGTATATACACCTCACGTAGGAAAGTCAACGCTTTGGGAAACAAGCGGACATCTTAGCTATTACAAAGAAAATATGTTTCCAGGGATGAAGATTGAAGAAGAGTCTTATTATGTAAAACCTATGAATTGTCCGTTTCATATGGCTATATACAAATCAAAAATAAGAAGCCATAAAGAGCTTCCTATCAAAATAGCAGAGCTCGGCACTGTCTATAGATATGAGATGTCAGGGGTTTTACATGGGCTGATGAGGGTAAGAGGTTTTACCCAAGATGATGCGCATATATTTTGTAAAGAAGAAGATGTTAAAAGCGTGATAAAAGAAACGCTTGAACTAGCTTTTGATGTGTTGAAAGATTTTGGCTTTTATGATTATCAGATATTCATATCCACAAAACCAAAAGATGCCATAGGTACAGAAGAAAACTGGAAAATATCCGAAAGTGCTTTAAAAGAATCTTTGGAAGCCCTCGACAAAACATACGAAATAGATGAAGGTGGTGGTGCTTTTTACGGTCCTAAAATAGATATAAAAATAAAAGATGCTATAGGTAGATTCTGGCAGTGCTCTACCATACAGTTTGATTTTAATCTTCCGGAGCGTTTTGACCTTACATATGTAGGAGAAGACAACAAAAAACATAGACCATACATAATACATAGAGCCTTGCTTGGTTCTATAGAAAGATTTACAGGTGTTTTGATAGAGCATTATGCAGGTCATTTACCAATCTGGCTTTCTCCTATACAAGCTGCTATAATACCTATAGCCGATAGACATTTAGACTATGCTAAAGAAGTTTTTGAGCTTTTAAAAGTCCAAAACATAAGAACATATATAGACGATAGACCAGAAAGAATGAATGCAAAAATAAGAGACAACGAGCTTCAAAAGATACCGATACTTTTAGTGGTTGGGGATAAAGAGGTGCAAGAAAAAACCTTTTCTGTTAGAAGTAAAAACGAAGAATTCCAAGGTGTTATGGGTATTTATGATTTTATAGAAAAACTCAAAACGGCTATTCAAAACAAAAGATGATATTGTTTGTAAGCGCCACAGATACAGGTGTTGGTAAGACGTATATTAGCACCATTTTGGTGGAATACTTGAAAAATAAAGGCATAAACGTTGATTATATAAAGCCTATAGAAACTGGTGTTGATGAAAAACCAGAAGATGCTTACAAAGTAAGTAGTATTTTAGGTAAACCATGGCAAGAAAGTGTAATATATATTTTCAAAAAACCAATGTCTCCTTACGCTTGCTCTTTAGATGAAGAAGTAGATATAGATGTCGATAGAATCATTAAAACAATAAAAGAAAGAGAACAAAAAGCTAGCGTGCTTATAGTGGAAGGAGCAGGTGGTATTGCTGTGCCTATAAAGGTAAAA
Proteins encoded in this region:
- the rnc gene encoding ribonuclease III translates to MDSFELLEEKIGYRFKDKNLVKKAFTHISFSKSSENYEVLEFLGDALVNFMTVNILVEAFPNKKEGELSQLKSFLISEEFLASLAKSLNFEKYILISKGEELKGSNKNPSILCDVFEAFWAAIYIDSGYDCKLTKSLFEHHFKSQILEMVNSNSLKQDYKTALQEITQKKWKERPIYNVISVEGPEHRKTFTVECLFKDLRTTGKGNSKKYAEQEAAKNMLQIIQDNEKKKT
- the ychF gene encoding redox-regulated ATPase YchF, which gives rise to MPLSCGIVGLPNVGKSTLFNALIKAAKAQAANYPFCTIEPNIGTVEVPDERLYEIARLENSAKVVPTFIEFVDIAGLVRGASKGEGLGNQFLSHIRNVDAIVQVVRCFEDENITHVEGSVNPIRDIEIIDLELIAKDLESVQKTIQKIEKIAKGGNQEAKQELEYLKKFEEILNPMIPLRRANLTEEEKEYAKNKLFLLSIKPTMFVANLSEEEIQGPTSNKHYRNLLEYAEKENAPVIPVCAKLESEMIDMSKEEVQEMLNLYGLKETGLSSIIKSGYKLLGLITFFTAGPKESRAWAIAKDTKAQKAAGKIHSDIERGFIAAEVINYDDYIKVKSMTKAKEQGLIRLEGKDYIVKDGDIIYFRFNV
- the thrS gene encoding threonine--tRNA ligase, whose protein sequence is MKIVFNNQEYDLQAGIVGIELLKALNLDSKDIIGISIDGIIYDLQTPIYHGGTLKPITKQDKESLDILRHSLAHIMAQALKEIYGDEKVHLGIGPTTEDGFFYDVEVEGHHIGEEDLKIIENKMKEIIKRGLDIKRKELPREEALKFFENKKEVYKLDIINSLPSDAKISVYEQGEFVDLCRGPHIPNTALAGAFKLSSIAGAYWRADASKPMLQRIYGIAFWTEKELEERLKLYEEAKKRDHRRLGKELELFTIDEQVGPGLIIWLPKGAILRQVVEDYLKEKHRALNYQFVYTPHVGKSTLWETSGHLSYYKENMFPGMKIEEESYYVKPMNCPFHMAIYKSKIRSHKELPIKIAELGTVYRYEMSGVLHGLMRVRGFTQDDAHIFCKEEDVKSVIKETLELAFDVLKDFGFYDYQIFISTKPKDAIGTEENWKISESALKESLEALDKTYEIDEGGGAFYGPKIDIKIKDAIGRFWQCSTIQFDFNLPERFDLTYVGEDNKKHRPYIIHRALLGSIERFTGVLIEHYAGHLPIWLSPIQAAIIPIADRHLDYAKEVFELLKVQNIRTYIDDRPERMNAKIRDNELQKIPILLVVGDKEVQEKTFSVRSKNEEFQGVMGIYDFIEKLKTAIQNKR
- a CDS encoding N-glycosylase/DNA lyase, whose product is MKRKKLEEILKKIPPKAWDKIISKEPEYSYFKNLTPFYHFGAFAIIMVVSGLNAYQLKGKAQEKYFPILKNILLLNENKKDYEALRNTFLSFYEKERSYKGKLKRVNNFFDSNLAKTMWKQENTHYFRRYFKDIWEELAFTMKSKKEKKTIAFAMKCLGVGLIMKGCKDFDFDGIPIPVDSRIKHFATKIGLEDVDDGKIITFFEGILKNVPNINMIHLDSLIWQIAKLDHQELDEYFEELGCKMLSKELKSIFHA
- the bioD gene encoding dethiobiotin synthase; translation: MILFVSATDTGVGKTYISTILVEYLKNKGINVDYIKPIETGVDEKPEDAYKVSSILGKPWQESVIYIFKKPMSPYACSLDEEVDIDVDRIIKTIKEREQKASVLIVEGAGGIAVPIKVKPLIDYAYLIKSLHALPLVVARAYLGTLNHSFLTYFYLKSKDIKPLGFVLNGFDYEEPSQYSNAYILQDMIEEHINIWRLDKNPDENQRINLAENIWKSIANF